The Halomicronema hongdechloris C2206 genome includes a window with the following:
- a CDS encoding flavin prenyltransferase UbiX, translating to MDSLILGVTGASGLIYAVRALRFLLGAGWAIDLVASKAVYQVWQAEQGLRMPADPARQSAFWRQQAGVETGGTLRCHPWADVGATVASGSFHTAGMVVMPCSMSTVAKLAAGLSSDLLERAADVQLKEGRPLVVVPRETPFSLIHLRNLTTLAEAGVRIVPAIPAWYHHPQTIDDLVDFVVARALDQLGIDCVPLKRWQGH from the coding sequence ATGGACTCGCTGATTCTGGGAGTCACCGGCGCCTCGGGATTGATCTATGCGGTGCGGGCGTTACGGTTTCTCTTGGGGGCGGGCTGGGCCATCGACCTGGTGGCGTCTAAGGCCGTGTATCAAGTCTGGCAGGCGGAACAGGGACTGCGGATGCCGGCAGACCCCGCTCGCCAATCGGCATTTTGGCGGCAACAGGCTGGGGTGGAGACGGGGGGAACCCTGCGCTGTCATCCTTGGGCCGATGTCGGCGCTACGGTGGCCAGTGGTTCCTTTCACACGGCGGGCATGGTGGTGATGCCCTGTAGCATGAGCACGGTGGCTAAGTTGGCGGCGGGGCTCAGTTCTGATCTGTTAGAGCGGGCCGCCGATGTGCAGTTGAAGGAGGGGCGACCGCTGGTGGTGGTGCCCCGGGAGACGCCGTTTAGTCTGATTCATCTGCGTAACTTAACCACCTTGGCCGAAGCCGGCGTCAGAATCGTGCCCGCCATCCCGGCCTGGTATCATCACCCCCAGACCATCGACGATCTGGTCGATTTCGTCGTCGCCCGCGCCCTAGATCAACTCGGGATCGATTGTGTGCCCCTGAAGCGCTGGCAAGGGCATTGA
- a CDS encoding LapA family protein yields the protein MLLAVQNPAPALPLVFLGWRTVALPLAAWVLGAIALGGLTSLFLAGLLSLHTPPPVRKSQRHSRGPSGPAQRSWAAAPTPAAATPDPAETSQDQEDNTPSFTGESPAPESDWQDWSNVSSPSQWEDWDKTRRQSSPEASQRARRSGSSERGGPHR from the coding sequence GTGCTGTTGGCGGTGCAGAATCCGGCCCCAGCCTTGCCGCTAGTATTTCTGGGCTGGCGTACCGTGGCCTTGCCGTTGGCGGCTTGGGTGCTGGGTGCGATCGCATTGGGGGGGCTCACCAGTCTCTTCCTAGCTGGGCTGCTATCCTTACACACGCCGCCACCGGTGCGCAAATCTCAACGCCATAGTCGAGGCCCCAGTGGTCCGGCCCAGCGCTCCTGGGCAGCGGCTCCTACCCCGGCAGCGGCGACCCCAGACCCGGCAGAGACGTCCCAGGATCAGGAAGACAACACCCCAAGTTTTACCGGAGAGAGCCCTGCCCCAGAATCTGACTGGCAGGACTGGAGCAACGTATCGTCTCCCAGCCAGTGGGAAGACTGGGACAAAACCCGGCGCCAATCCTCCCCAGAGGCCTCCCAACGGGCGCGGCGGTCGGGGTCGTCGGAAAGAGGCGGCCCGCATCGATGA
- the argB gene encoding acetylglutamate kinase yields MSFASTPQRDLIQEADALRVRVLSEALPYIQTFRGRTVVIKYGGAAMKDAGLKAKVVRDIVFMACVGIQPVVVHGGGPEINTWLGKLGIEPQFKHGLRVTDATTMDVVEMVLDGRVNKELVSLINQAGGQAIGLCGKDANLIMARPQGSREVGFVGEVSNVNPGILRSLVAAGYIPVVSSVAADEQGQAYNINADTVAGEIAAALNAEKLILLTDTRGILRDYSDPSTLLPKLDIQTARQLIDAGVVAGGMIPKVNCCVRSLAQGVGAAHIIDGRIPHALLLEIFTDLGIGSMLVASEFYS; encoded by the coding sequence GTGTCCTTCGCCTCTACTCCCCAGCGTGATTTGATTCAAGAAGCCGATGCCCTGCGGGTCCGTGTCTTGAGTGAGGCCCTGCCCTACATCCAGACCTTTCGGGGCCGCACGGTGGTAATTAAGTATGGGGGGGCGGCCATGAAAGATGCCGGCCTCAAGGCCAAAGTGGTGCGAGACATTGTCTTCATGGCCTGCGTTGGCATTCAGCCCGTGGTTGTCCATGGCGGCGGCCCCGAAATCAATACCTGGTTGGGCAAATTGGGCATCGAGCCTCAGTTTAAGCATGGGCTCCGAGTCACCGACGCCACCACCATGGACGTGGTGGAAATGGTGCTAGATGGCCGCGTCAATAAGGAGCTGGTATCGCTAATTAACCAGGCTGGGGGCCAGGCCATCGGCCTCTGCGGCAAGGACGCCAACTTAATCATGGCCCGTCCCCAGGGCAGTCGCGAGGTGGGGTTTGTGGGGGAAGTCAGTAATGTCAACCCTGGTATTCTCAGGTCCCTGGTGGCCGCCGGTTATATTCCGGTGGTATCGAGTGTGGCCGCCGATGAGCAGGGGCAAGCTTATAACATCAACGCCGATACGGTGGCAGGGGAAATTGCGGCGGCCCTCAATGCCGAGAAGCTGATTCTGCTGACTGACACCCGCGGCATCCTGCGTGATTATAGTGATCCGTCCACCTTACTCCCTAAGCTCGACATTCAAACGGCTCGCCAACTCATCGACGCAGGGGTGGTAGCCGGGGGCATGATTCCCAAGGTCAATTGCTGCGTTCGCTCCCTGGCTCAGGGGGTGGGGGCGGCCCATATCATCGACGGTCGCATTCCCCATGCCTTGCTGCTAGAGATTTTTACTGACCTGGGGATTGGCTCCATGCTGGTGGCATCGGAGTTTTACAGCTAA
- a CDS encoding shikimate kinase: MTLSSIYAVISPLLAMPAQPHPLSDLLKGTNLYLIGMMGSGKSTIGHLLGRRLNYRFIDTDELIEQTTGQTIPEIFQQHGEASFRQIETDVLAQVSAYTRLVVATGGGIVTQPYNWSYLHHGLVIWLEVPLAVLQRRLQGDTGRPLLQSDGWTERLQALLEQRQPLYAQADVRVTVTAQQSPKAVTRQTLEQIGQVLRSPTPEPPPIAP; encoded by the coding sequence GTGACCTTATCCTCTATCTATGCTGTGATATCGCCGCTGCTTGCCATGCCTGCCCAGCCTCACCCCCTGAGCGACTTACTCAAAGGCACCAATCTCTATCTCATCGGCATGATGGGATCTGGCAAGAGCACCATTGGTCACCTCTTGGGGCGACGGTTAAACTACCGCTTTATCGACACCGATGAGTTAATCGAGCAAACCACTGGCCAGACCATTCCCGAGATTTTCCAGCAGCACGGAGAAGCCAGCTTCCGTCAAATCGAGACCGATGTACTGGCCCAGGTATCGGCCTACACCCGCCTGGTGGTGGCCACCGGGGGCGGCATCGTCACCCAGCCCTATAACTGGAGCTACCTGCACCATGGCCTGGTGATCTGGCTGGAGGTGCCCTTGGCGGTCTTGCAGCGGCGACTGCAGGGGGATACCGGGCGGCCTCTCCTGCAAAGCGATGGCTGGACCGAGCGACTACAGGCACTCCTAGAGCAACGACAGCCCCTGTATGCCCAGGCCGATGTTCGGGTCACCGTCACGGCTCAACAGTCCCCCAAAGCCGTGACTCGCCAGACCCTAGAGCAGATTGGCCAGGTGCTGCGCTCCCCCACGCCCGAGCCTCCGCCCATCGCCCCATGA